The segment CACGGGCTGCGGAAGAAGACAACAAGAACGACGTGGCCGAGACGGAGTACCGCGCCGCCATCGCGGCTTCTGCCAATCCGGCTGCGGAATGGCTCAGTTTGGCGTCGTTTTACCGGCATAAAAAACGCTATCCGGAGATGGAAGACGCCCTCAACAAGGCCGTAGCGGCTGATGACAAGAAGCCCAGCAACGTGGTCTTTGACGCTGCTTCACAATTGCTGCGTGCAGGACGCAATTTTCCTCTGGCGGCCAGCCTTGCAAACAAATATATCTCCGAAAAAGTGCATGCTTTTGATGCGCCTGTGTTCCAGGCGCATTTCCTGCTGGGGCAAATCCTGGAAAAGCAAGGCGATAAAAACGGGGCCATCGAGGAATACAAGGCCGTTCTGGCCGTCGCCGGCGACTATAAGCGCGCTCAGGACGCTCTGAAACACTTGAAGTAATATTCCGTGATTAGATTCTGTAGGTTTTGTGTGGGCAAGATCCGATGCCCACGCGACGCCGGCGCTACTGAAGGAAACCGGGCGCACAGGCCCCGGGCCTTGTTATACTTCCAGATTCCTTAGATTCCAATAATTTAGGTGATGGTGATGCGAGTCACATTGCGTTTTTCAGTTTGCTGTCTGGTTGTTCTAGCCGTTCTAACATGCACTGCCACGAGTTTGAAAGCGGCGGAACCCCTGGCGTTCCGCCACGCCGTTGATCTGGCGTTGCACCACAGCACCACCATGGCCATCGCCTCGGCTGACCAGGCGCGGGCGCATGCAGCAGTCCAGGCAGGACGCAACCTGTTTCTGCCACGCGTGGAGGCCGGCTCCGGCGTTGCCTACACCTACGGGTATCCACTCAGCCTTGAAGGCTCTGCACCCACCGTCTTCAACGTTACGACACAACAGTTTCTCTTCAATCCCTCACAGCACGAGTTTCTGCGTTCGTACCAAAGCGAGTGGAAGGCCACGACTTTTACCTCTGACGACAAAAAGAACCAGGTCATTCTGGAAACGGCCACAGACTACATTGAACTCGATACTGTCACCTCGATGCTGAGCATTCTGCAGCAGCAGAACGAAGCAGTCCAGCGCGCCGAGCAGGTGGTCGGCCAGCGAGTCAAGGAAGGCGTGGATAGCGAAGTAGAGCTGACCAGGGCCAAGCTGGCCAGCGCCCGCGTGCGCATGAAAGCGGCGCAGGCACAAACCACGGCTGACCTGTTGCGGGAGCGGCTGTCGCAGCTTACAGGATTACCGGTCGCAGAGATCCAAACCGCATCCGAATCCATTCCCAAGCTACCCGGGGTGGATCAGAACGAGGACTTGATGGCGAGGGCCTTAGAGTATAGTCCCGCACTCAAGGGAGCAAACGAACATGCAGAGGCCAGGCATTTCACCGCCAAAGGCGAACACAAAGCGCTCTATCCCAGCATTGATCTGGCCGGCCAGTATGGTTATTTCGCCAAGTACAATCACTTTCAGGATTACTTCAGTGGGACCAGGAAGTTCCGCAGCAATAATGCCGTGTACGGCATGGTGATCCGCATACCAATCTTCAATTCTGCGCAGAAGGCACAGGCAATGGCCGCTGACCAAGAGGCGCTCATCGCCAGGAAGCAGGCAGAAGATGTAAAAGACCAGGTCTCCTCCGACACGCTGAGATTGCAACGCTCGCTTCGCCAGCTTGCCGAAGCGAAGGAGGTAGCGCGGTTGGAACACGAACTTGCCCAGTCCGACGTGGAAGCAGCCCAGGCGCGGCTACAGGCGGGAACAGCTACGATCAAAGACGAACAGCAGGCACGAGTTCATGAACATGAGACCTATATCAATCTGCTGGACGCCTCTTTCACTCTGGATAAGACACAGATGGAATTAATGCGCTCTACAGGCGAGCTGCAACACTGGGCAATCGCTCCGGACACAACTACGCCGAATAGCCCTCCCAGCACGACTACACCCAACCATCCCTAAGCCGGGTCTTTATGAATAAACAGCAGGGTGAATCAACAGCAGGATGACTGAACAACAGCGTAAGCGAAGTGGGTCTGACTCCGCAGATTACGGAACAGAGTTGGGAAACTTTGTGCAACGGATTGTGACCACCATCAAGCCGCGCCTGGCCGTCGAGGACCGCGGTGATGACGGATTTACTCTCGCCCTGGCTCGAGGTTTGAGCGAGAACGGGTTCGGCAAACTCATTACCTGCGACTCAGACGCAACCCGGTGCGCGCAAGTGCAACAAGAGGTTGCGGCGGCTGGCTTCACGGCCCTGGTTGAGGTGCGCAATCAACCGGTTTTGGAAAGCAAAATTGAGGGCAATATTGACCTGCTCTTTAGTTCTACTAACTACAGCTCTGCCAACTACGAACAGGTAGTACAGCGATTTCTTCCGCAGATCAATCCTTTCGGACTTCTGCTGCTGCACACTAGCGAAGGCGATTACGAGAAGGCGCGTGAATTCGCCCTGCGACTGGATAGAGAAGGAATTCTCTCGGTAGTGCTTTTGCCGGCAAACTTAAAACTGGTGATGGCGCAGAAGAGGAGTGGAAGAAAGTGAAAGAACAGTTCTCGGTTCTCAGTTCTAATTCAGGACAGGTTCAAAGCGTTCAGGATATCTACAGGGCCAAATGGCATTCATACTATTAATAAATTTTATTTTCATTTCCTTTCAACCATGCCGTTACAGATGTTACTATTAATAGTTTACTTATTATGCCTCTCAAGACACTGCTCTTAAATCCGCCGTCTTTCGAGGGTTTTGATGGGGGCGCAAGTTCGCGCTGGCCTGCAACCCGCGAGATTGAATCATATTGGTATCCGGTCTGGCTGGCGTATCCGGCTGGAATGCTGGAAGGCTCGCGTCTGCTGGATGCGTCGCCGCACCACGTCTCTGCCCAACAGACCATCGAACTGGTCAAAGAATATGAGTTCCTGGTGCTCTTTACGAGCACTCCGGGGTTTAAGGGCGACTGCGCCCTGGCCGCTGCGATGAAAGACGCCAACCCCAAGCTCAAGATTGCCTTTGTGGGCCCGCATGTGACCACGCTCACCGAACAGTCGCTGAACGACTGCCCGGCCATTGATTTTGTCACCCGGCGGGAGTTCGACTACGCCGTGGTCGATTTCGCCAATGGCAAGCCGCTGGCGGATATCCTGGGAATTTCTTATCGGGTGAATGGCAAGATTGTGCACAATCCTGACTGCCCAGAGGTCACCGATCTGGACGCTCTGCCTGATGTGGTGGATGTCTACAAGCGCGATCTCGACGTGCACCGCTACAATGTGCCGTTTCTGCTGCATCCCTATCTTTCGTTCTACACCACGCGCGGCTGCCCGGCGCAGTGCACGTTCTGCTTGTGGCCGCAGTTGCTCAGCGGGCATCCGTGGCGCAAGCGCTCTACCGACCGCGTGGCGCGCGAGATGGCCAAAGTAAAAGAATACTGGCCCGATTTGAAAGAAGTCTTCTTCGATGATGACACCTTCAACATCCAGAAGGCGCGTACGGTTGAGCTGTGTTCCAAGCTCAAACCCCTGAACATGACGTGGTCATGCACCTCGCGAGTGACTACGGACTACGAAACCCTTAGAGCGCAAAAAGAAGCGGGATGCCGCCTGCTGATTGTGGGATACGAATCCGGCAATGCGCAAATCCTGAAAAACATCAAGAAAGGCGCGACCATCGAACGTGCTCGTGACTTTACGCGCGACACCAAAAAACTCGGACTGACTGTGCACGGCGATTTTATTATCGGTCTGCCGGGAGAGACGCGTGAAACGATAGAGCAAACCATCAAGTTTGCCAAAGAGCTCGACGTGGAAACCATTCAGGTATCGCTGGCGCATGCATATCCCGGCACCGAACTATTCGATTTTGCCAAGAAGAACGGTTTCATCGTTAATGACCAGCAGATGGTGGATGAGGGCGGACATCAACTGGCCCAAATTGAGTATCCTGGCCTGCCGCGTGAAGAGGCCCTGGAAGCTGTGCACCGCTTCTACGATGAATACTACTTCCGGCCCAAGGCAATTTTCCGCATCGTGCGCAAAGCCGTGTTCGATTCAACCGAACGCAAGCGGCTCATTAAGGAAGGCAAATCGTTCATGAAGCTGCGCGCAGCGCGCAAGAAGTATGTTGCAGGACGTCGCAATACAGAAGCCGCAGGCAGAAACACCGAAACCGCTGGAACCGCCGAAGCATAGGAACCCAGGCTCCTTGACCCTTCACCGGTACCTGATACTGGCAGCAATGGTTGTCCTCAGTTCTGTGGGAGACGTCTGTCTCTCGCGTGGCATGAGGAACATCGGCGCACTCTCGGTTGGAGACTTTCGCCGTCTGATACCCGCCGTGTTCAGCCCGTGGGTAGGAGTGGGAGTATTGCTCCTGCTCGGCTTTTTTGCCGCCTACTCCATTGCCCTCTCCTGGGCGGACCTGACCTACGTGCTTCCAGCATCTTCTATCGCCTACGTGCTGGTGGCCGTACTGGGATGGCTCATCCTGCATGAACACATCACTCCTACGCGCTGGGCAGGAATTCTGCTGATAAGCTGCGGCGTCGGAATTGTGGCCGGCGGGCCCATTGCGACCCGGCGCCATCATCCTGCGGAGGAACCTCATTCATGAGTTCGCAAACCGCATATACCTGGGGCTCGATCGCACTCATGGTGACCTGCTCAACGGTGGGTGATGTGCTCATTTCGAAATCTATGAAGCACGTTGGCGATATCGGTGAGCTGCGAAAACGCGCCGGCCTGGGCACGGTAATACGGCGGGTGGCAGGGACCAGTACTTTTTGGATTGGGCTGTTCTTTATGATGATTACGTTTTATACGCTGCTCTTCGCCCTCTCCCATGCCGATGTAAGCCTCGTAGTACCCGCCACAACTTCACTCACCTTTGTGACCAATGCCGTCGCCGCCAGATTCTTTCTGCATGAAAACGTAGACGGCCGCCGCTGGGCCGCCACCGTGTTTGTATTTGTTGGGGTGGCGCTACTGGCGAGCTAGTTCTCAACTCTCCAAATAAACGAAATCTGAATTCATGTGATGATGCGGCTCAGCAGGCCGCGGGAGAGCACTCCTAGTTTTTCTGCTGTACTCACACGCACCCGCTCACTGAAGACATCGTAATTGCGGCGGGCAATCTTCTCCAGCAGGCGGCTGTAAATCTCAATCAGCACCCACAGGGCGGGACGGCTTTCGTAGTCAACCAGATCGATGAGCTCGCGCCCGGACTTGTAGAATTCGCGGGCGCGCTGCGCTTCAAACTCCAGCAGCGCGCGAAATTTGTTGGGCTGAAAGCCATTGCCAAGACTCGCGGAAGATAAATCCTGGGGCGAGCGGCCAAATTGCGCCATATCCTGCTGCGGGAGGTACACACGCCCCATAGCCGCATCTTCCTTTACATCACGGATGATATTGGTCATCTGAAAGGCGATGCCGCAACGCTCGGCAAGAATCTCAGCATGCGGATCACGATAGCCAAAGATGCGAATGCAGACCAGGCCTACAACCGAAGCAACGTGATAGCAGTATTGGTATAGATCTTCAAAGGTCGCGTAGAGGGCCACAGGAGCATGGCTTACCCCCTCACCGGCTGCACTGGCGGCGTCACCGCTGCGAACAGCCAAGGTGTGCTCCAGGTCCATGGCAGTACCCTGCACCAGCTTTTCAAAAAGCTCGACCGGGATTTTGTAGCGGCGCTGGGCATCGGCCAGAGCAAACAGAACCGCGTCATCCGTCGTATCGCCAGCGAAGGCGTGCCTCGCGCTCTCCAGCCAATCCTCCAGCTTCTGGTAGCGCTGCTCTGCAGGCAAATTTTCATCGTCGCTGAGGTCATCGGCATGGCGCATGAAGGCATACACAGCGCACAGCGCATTGCGCTTGTGCTTGGGAAGCGCCAGAAAGGAATAATAAAAATTCTTGGCTGCCGAGCGGGCAATGGTACGGCAGGCGGCGTAGGCGGCACTGAGCTGCATCTCACGCGCGCTGCTAGGGGAATTTGCCATAAGGGTCAGGTCAATAAAGATTTACTACGCCAAATTGCCGTTGGACGCAACAGCTTTTACCGTTGGTGAAAACAATTGCCGCCACAGAAACGGAAACGGATACGCCAGCACCGAACATGCAATCATGCCGCGAACTTCGCTGCGTGAGACCTTCACGCGCTGCTGCAACTGATCCACATTCGCAGTACGCAGTTTTCCAATCGTCTTGGCGCCTATTAAGATTGGCCAGGCGCACGCAAGGCGGACGCGAAGTTGCGAAAAGGGCAACGCATTCGTGTAATTCCAGCCAGCAAGCAAATGTGATTCCGCCTGGTCAAGATAACGGTGATACAGCGGCAGCAATTTTGCCTGACTGGCGGTCGACAGCAATGTTTGCGGCAATAAATCCACGAGCTCCAGTTTGTCTATCGGCAAATAGCAGCGGCCCTTTTCCAAATCCGCCGGAAGATCCCGCAAAATGTTCACGAGCTGCAAACCTTTACCGAACCGAATGCCGTCAGCGATGAGTTGTTTCTCATCCAGTGGCGCGTTCGGGAATAAATGCGCGCGGCAAATCTTGGTCCAGAATTCGCCAACGCAGCCGGCCACGCGGTATATGTAATCGTCCAGCTCAATTTCCGTTTCCAGCGCGTAGGTATGTTCCATGGATGCCTTGGCGAATCGGCGCAAATCCAATTCCTGTCCGCTGGTGATAGTTTGGAGCACGTCACGAATCAATTTTTGATCGTCTGCAGAAAAATGTTGCAACGCTGACAAACTATCTTCGACTCGTTCTAACAATAATTTTTCAGAGGCTGAACCCTGTTGCTTCGCGAATTCGCCGAAATTCAACGGCGCAGAACTTTGACCGCCGTTTTGAATACCGCTGTTTTGAGCTAAGACCCGTTCACGAAGTTTTTGCAGCGCATCCAGCCGTTGATCGAGCGGCAGGATTTCAGTATCGGCAATGGTATCGGTCGTGCGCGCGAGCAAATATGCAAGCCCAATCTGCGGGCGAACGCGAGCGGGCAACACGCGCAACGTCAGATAAAACGAGCGCGAGGTCGCCTTGAGCAAATCATCAATTGACTGTTTTGATGCAATCATTGTGGAACGCGAATCTTCCGCCGGCCGCGCCGCCCATCCTTCTGCCGCTGTCCTCGTCTCAGGGCTGGAAAGCGGCGGGTTGAATTGCGCGTTATTCATCGTGGCAGATCTTTCAACGTTTAATTTCGTGGCAGAATTGCCGTTTTAATATCGCCCTGGTTGCCATTGGTCCGCTCCATCATATGACGAAACACCTGCGGCAGTTCCGTCAGTGGTGCGCGTGCAGTGATGTAATCCGCCGGTCTGACTCTATTTTCGCAGATAAGAGCAAAGGCTTCACGTATCGCCTGCGGTGTGTGATGGAAGGTCGCCAGCATACGCAACGCAGAGTAGTGGATGCGGTTGGTATCAAGCTCAACCCTGGTGCCGGCAGCGCATCCGCCGAAAAACTGTACGGTACCGCCCTTGCGCACCATATCAACCGACCACTGCCAGGCTTCGGGCCGACCCACGGCTTCAATCACAACATCGGCCCCGAGGTTTTGCGTGAGCTTGCGAATGGCAGCAATCGTGTCTGATTGCGAACTGGTTGGGTCCGGAAGAATCTGCACAACTTCGTCGGCACCGAACTGGCTGGCGATCTGCACCTGCTCGTCGCGTTTGACTACGCTAATAACGCGGCAGTTTTTCGCTTTGGCAACTTGAATGAACATCAGGCCAATAGGCCCACCGCCGATAACAACGACGTTATCCCCAGCGTGAACATTGCTTTCATTCAGGCCAAGCAGAACACAGGCCAGCGGCTCCACCATCGCCGCCTCTTCAAAACTCACTTTGTCAGGAATAATGAGGGTGTTCTTTTCCACGATGCGCTTTGGAATGCGAATGTATTCGGCATAGGCGCCGTTGTT is part of the Terriglobales bacterium genome and harbors:
- a CDS encoding EamA family transporter; translated protein: MVVLSSVGDVCLSRGMRNIGALSVGDFRRLIPAVFSPWVGVGVLLLLGFFAAYSIALSWADLTYVLPASSIAYVLVAVLGWLILHEHITPTRWAGILLISCGVGIVAGGPIATRRHHPAEEPHS
- a CDS encoding zinc-binding dehydrogenase, which encodes MSADSKIASSGTMTAAVLYGKEDIKIERVPIPTLGEGEILVKVHAALTCGTDLKVYRRGYHAKMLVPPALFGHELAGEVEEIGPGVSNFRKGTRVVAANSAPCGACFYCKHRQENLCDDLQFNNGAYAEYIRIPKRIVEKNTLIIPDKVSFEEAAMVEPLACVLLGLNESNVHAGDNVVVIGGGPIGLMFIQVAKAKNCRVISVVKRDEQVQIASQFGADEVVQILPDPTSSQSDTIAAIRKLTQNLGADVVIEAVGRPEAWQWSVDMVRKGGTVQFFGGCAAGTRVELDTNRIHYSALRMLATFHHTPQAIREAFALICENRVRPADYITARAPLTELPQVFRHMMERTNGNQGDIKTAILPRN
- a CDS encoding EamA family transporter, which encodes MSSQTAYTWGSIALMVTCSTVGDVLISKSMKHVGDIGELRKRAGLGTVIRRVAGTSTFWIGLFFMMITFYTLLFALSHADVSLVVPATTSLTFVTNAVAARFFLHENVDGRRWAATVFVFVGVALLAS
- a CDS encoding TolC family protein, coding for MRVTLRFSVCCLVVLAVLTCTATSLKAAEPLAFRHAVDLALHHSTTMAIASADQARAHAAVQAGRNLFLPRVEAGSGVAYTYGYPLSLEGSAPTVFNVTTQQFLFNPSQHEFLRSYQSEWKATTFTSDDKKNQVILETATDYIELDTVTSMLSILQQQNEAVQRAEQVVGQRVKEGVDSEVELTRAKLASARVRMKAAQAQTTADLLRERLSQLTGLPVAEIQTASESIPKLPGVDQNEDLMARALEYSPALKGANEHAEARHFTAKGEHKALYPSIDLAGQYGYFAKYNHFQDYFSGTRKFRSNNAVYGMVIRIPIFNSAQKAQAMAADQEALIARKQAEDVKDQVSSDTLRLQRSLRQLAEAKEVARLEHELAQSDVEAAQARLQAGTATIKDEQQARVHEHETYINLLDASFTLDKTQMELMRSTGELQHWAIAPDTTTPNSPPSTTTPNHP
- a CDS encoding phytoene/squalene synthase family protein produces the protein MNNAQFNPPLSSPETRTAAEGWAARPAEDSRSTMIASKQSIDDLLKATSRSFYLTLRVLPARVRPQIGLAYLLARTTDTIADTEILPLDQRLDALQKLRERVLAQNSGIQNGGQSSAPLNFGEFAKQQGSASEKLLLERVEDSLSALQHFSADDQKLIRDVLQTITSGQELDLRRFAKASMEHTYALETEIELDDYIYRVAGCVGEFWTKICRAHLFPNAPLDEKQLIADGIRFGKGLQLVNILRDLPADLEKGRCYLPIDKLELVDLLPQTLLSTASQAKLLPLYHRYLDQAESHLLAGWNYTNALPFSQLRVRLACAWPILIGAKTIGKLRTANVDQLQQRVKVSRSEVRGMIACSVLAYPFPFLWRQLFSPTVKAVASNGNLA
- a CDS encoding phytoene/squalene synthase family protein, with translation MANSPSSAREMQLSAAYAACRTIARSAAKNFYYSFLALPKHKRNALCAVYAFMRHADDLSDDENLPAEQRYQKLEDWLESARHAFAGDTTDDAVLFALADAQRRYKIPVELFEKLVQGTAMDLEHTLAVRSGDAASAAGEGVSHAPVALYATFEDLYQYCYHVASVVGLVCIRIFGYRDPHAEILAERCGIAFQMTNIIRDVKEDAAMGRVYLPQQDMAQFGRSPQDLSSASLGNGFQPNKFRALLEFEAQRAREFYKSGRELIDLVDYESRPALWVLIEIYSRLLEKIARRNYDVFSERVRVSTAEKLGVLSRGLLSRIIT
- the hpnJ gene encoding hopanoid biosynthesis associated radical SAM protein HpnJ; translation: MPLKTLLLNPPSFEGFDGGASSRWPATREIESYWYPVWLAYPAGMLEGSRLLDASPHHVSAQQTIELVKEYEFLVLFTSTPGFKGDCALAAAMKDANPKLKIAFVGPHVTTLTEQSLNDCPAIDFVTRREFDYAVVDFANGKPLADILGISYRVNGKIVHNPDCPEVTDLDALPDVVDVYKRDLDVHRYNVPFLLHPYLSFYTTRGCPAQCTFCLWPQLLSGHPWRKRSTDRVAREMAKVKEYWPDLKEVFFDDDTFNIQKARTVELCSKLKPLNMTWSCTSRVTTDYETLRAQKEAGCRLLIVGYESGNAQILKNIKKGATIERARDFTRDTKKLGLTVHGDFIIGLPGETRETIEQTIKFAKELDVETIQVSLAHAYPGTELFDFAKKNGFIVNDQQMVDEGGHQLAQIEYPGLPREEALEAVHRFYDEYYFRPKAIFRIVRKAVFDSTERKRLIKEGKSFMKLRAARKKYVAGRRNTEAAGRNTETAGTAEA